Proteins from a single region of Paenibacillus sp. BIHB 4019:
- a CDS encoding PHP domain-containing protein produces MRQADLHTHTTASDGTGSPSYNVQLAKAAGLAAIAITDHDTMAGVEEALAEGERLGITVVPGVELSTVADGQDIHVLGYYANWRDPLWQQRLTGLRSVRDKRNELIVAKLVELGIDITLEEVTAVALEHSGDAAGGKTVGRPHIAELLIRKGAVSTMREAFDRYLASGSAAYVNPPRVNPYEAITWIKEAGGVSVLAHPGLYSNDELVEELIRSGGVQGIEVYHSDHGPQEEARYLQLAEQYGLIVTGGSDYHGEREGKVFHGAIGSRTVDAGVLEQLKSGLNLNDMSS; encoded by the coding sequence ATGAGACAAGCTGATTTGCATACACATACGACGGCTTCCGACGGTACAGGCTCACCAAGCTACAATGTGCAGCTAGCAAAAGCAGCAGGGCTGGCGGCTATTGCAATAACCGACCATGATACGATGGCTGGGGTGGAAGAGGCGCTGGCGGAAGGCGAACGATTAGGCATCACGGTGGTGCCAGGAGTAGAGCTAAGCACGGTGGCAGATGGCCAGGACATTCATGTGCTCGGCTATTATGCGAATTGGCGGGATCCATTATGGCAGCAGCGCCTTACGGGGCTGCGTTCAGTTCGCGACAAACGCAATGAGCTAATCGTTGCCAAGCTGGTAGAGCTGGGCATCGACATCACGCTGGAGGAGGTTACAGCGGTCGCGCTGGAGCACTCTGGCGACGCGGCGGGCGGGAAGACGGTAGGCCGTCCGCATATAGCGGAGCTGCTCATTCGCAAAGGGGCTGTCTCCACCATGCGGGAGGCGTTTGACCGTTATCTGGCTTCGGGAAGCGCAGCCTATGTCAATCCGCCTCGCGTGAATCCTTATGAAGCGATTACCTGGATCAAGGAAGCGGGTGGCGTGAGCGTGCTGGCTCATCCTGGCTTATACAGCAACGACGAGCTGGTGGAGGAATTGATTCGCAGTGGCGGCGTTCAAGGCATTGAGGTTTATCATTCCGATCATGGCCCGCAGGAGGAAGCGAGATATTTGCAGCTTGCGGAGCAATACGGCTTGATTGTAACTGGAGGCTCTGATTACCACGGCGAACGGGAAGGCAAAGTATTTCACGGGGCAATTGGCAGCCGGACGGTGGATGCGGGCGTCTTGGAGCAATTGAAATCTGGATTGAACTTGAACGATATGAGTTCGTAA
- a CDS encoding YlbG family protein yields MLPERTGYIIWVSDLKAARSLEKHGTVHYMSRKMHYVVIYVNAERAEEVLRNIGRLPFVRRIERSFRNELRTEYTKDSEDKTRFYSM; encoded by the coding sequence TTGTTACCTGAACGGACGGGTTATATTATATGGGTCAGTGACCTAAAGGCGGCCAGATCGCTAGAAAAACACGGCACCGTTCATTACATGTCGCGCAAAATGCACTATGTCGTCATCTACGTAAATGCCGAACGTGCCGAAGAAGTGCTGCGCAATATTGGACGTTTGCCTTTCGTTCGCAGAATTGAACGTTCCTTCCGGAATGAGCTGCGAACGGAATATACGAAAGACAGTGAAGACAAAACAAGATTTTACAGCATGTAG
- a CDS encoding bifunctional homocysteine S-methyltransferase/methylenetetrahydrofolate reductase, whose amino-acid sequence MGEMNSKPDLRSAIAERILTGDGAMGTFLYQMGFPVGVSYEEFNILRPDVIENVHRRYYEAGAQVIETNTFSANLEKLSIYGLEAEMEAINRAGVRIARAASGPDAYVVGAVGSIRAGKLKNTRTVRVSDAYERQMAALLTEGVDGFMLETFYDLDEMLLALRIARKLTDIPVICQFAVEDVGRTQDGVSLKQAFDQLTEEGADVVGFNCRSGPNGIMRAMKAIEGEATWPLSIFPNAGIPDYVDGKYTYAATPEYFAASAREFADYGARIVGGCCGTTPEHVAAMAAALNHYSPQSGSQAVAGTAVLEAETIVINEQPPLKLEIPDVRIPSEPNIVDTVRERHTVIVELDPPRDLDISKFMAGAAALKACGTDAVTMADNSLAVTRMSNLALAALVQEKVGLRPLVHIACRDRNLIGTQSHLMGLDALGIDHVLAVTGDPARFGDLPDSSSVYDFTSFEMIRMTKQLNEGIAFSGKPLKQKANFIVGAAFNPNVKHLDKAVQRLERKIKSGADYIMTQPVYDPALIKQVAEATKHLPIPVFIGIMPLASGRNAEYLHNEVPGIQLSDEVRQRMAGLEGEAGRAEGVRIAKELLDEAVLHFKGIYLITPFMFYDMAVQLTEYVWEKTGVHR is encoded by the coding sequence ATGGGAGAGATGAACAGCAAACCGGATTTGCGCTCAGCAATCGCTGAGCGCATCTTAACTGGGGATGGCGCAATGGGAACCTTTCTGTATCAGATGGGGTTCCCTGTCGGCGTTTCGTATGAGGAATTTAATATTTTGCGTCCTGATGTTATTGAAAATGTTCACCGCCGCTATTATGAAGCGGGAGCACAGGTTATTGAAACGAACACCTTCTCGGCAAACTTGGAAAAGTTGTCGATTTACGGTTTGGAAGCGGAAATGGAAGCGATTAATCGTGCGGGTGTCCGCATTGCCCGCGCTGCATCCGGCCCGGATGCTTACGTAGTTGGGGCGGTCGGCTCGATTCGCGCCGGAAAGCTTAAAAATACAAGAACCGTCCGCGTGAGCGATGCATATGAACGCCAAATGGCGGCGCTGCTGACAGAGGGCGTTGACGGTTTTATGCTTGAAACGTTTTACGATCTAGACGAAATGCTGCTTGCCCTGCGAATTGCCCGCAAGCTTACGGATATTCCGGTCATCTGCCAGTTTGCGGTTGAAGACGTTGGCCGTACACAGGATGGCGTAAGCTTGAAGCAGGCGTTCGACCAGCTTACCGAGGAAGGCGCAGATGTCGTTGGCTTCAATTGCCGAAGCGGCCCGAACGGGATTATGCGGGCGATGAAAGCGATTGAAGGGGAAGCCACATGGCCGCTGTCGATTTTTCCTAACGCTGGTATTCCCGATTATGTGGATGGCAAATATACGTATGCGGCTACGCCGGAATATTTTGCGGCATCTGCACGCGAATTTGCGGATTACGGAGCGCGCATTGTCGGTGGCTGCTGCGGTACGACTCCTGAGCATGTCGCTGCAATGGCAGCGGCGCTGAACCACTATTCACCGCAAAGCGGTTCGCAGGCAGTAGCAGGCACAGCCGTTCTGGAAGCAGAGACGATTGTTATTAATGAACAACCTCCGCTGAAGCTGGAAATTCCGGATGTACGCATCCCAAGCGAGCCGAACATCGTGGATACGGTCCGCGAGCGTCATACCGTAATTGTCGAGCTGGACCCGCCGCGCGATTTGGATATTAGCAAATTTATGGCGGGAGCAGCAGCGCTTAAGGCATGTGGAACGGACGCTGTTACGATGGCGGATAATTCGCTAGCCGTTACGCGCATGAGCAATTTGGCGCTCGCAGCGCTCGTGCAAGAGAAGGTCGGCTTGCGGCCGCTCGTGCACATTGCCTGCCGGGACCGCAATTTGATCGGTACGCAATCCCACTTGATGGGCCTTGACGCGCTGGGCATTGACCATGTGCTTGCGGTAACAGGCGACCCGGCCCGTTTTGGCGATTTGCCGGATTCCAGCTCCGTCTATGACTTCACCTCCTTTGAGATGATCCGCATGACGAAGCAGCTTAATGAAGGCATTGCCTTCTCCGGCAAGCCGCTGAAGCAAAAAGCGAATTTCATCGTCGGTGCCGCCTTCAACCCGAATGTGAAGCATTTGGACAAAGCAGTGCAGCGTTTGGAGCGCAAAATCAAATCCGGCGCCGATTACATTATGACACAGCCGGTCTACGATCCGGCTTTGATCAAACAGGTGGCAGAGGCGACAAAACATCTTCCGATTCCTGTTTTTATCGGTATTATGCCGCTTGCGAGCGGGCGAAATGCCGAGTACCTGCACAATGAGGTGCCGGGCATCCAGCTGTCGGATGAAGTTCGCCAGCGGATGGCAGGCCTTGAAGGGGAAGCGGGGCGCGCTGAAGGCGTTCGTATCGCCAAGGAGCTGCTCGATGAGGCGGTGCTCCATTTCAAAGGCATTTATCTAATTACACCGTTTATGTTTTATGATATGGCGGTCCAGCTTACGGAATATGTTTGGGAGAAAACAGGCGTTCATCGCTAA
- a CDS encoding YlbF family regulator — translation MPATKELSAVLPIHPEGASGVSSLDMASLLLCAYELGDWINQSAEVAEYLYWKDAVSEDADVKALTRKFEKAKELFEECQRFGRFHPDFHAAKDKIKLVEAELAQIEAVVRFKSAEQAVDTMLFEVSRTIAESVSDTIKVPSNEASGGGCGSGGSCGCGSGGCG, via the coding sequence ATGCCTGCTACTAAGGAGCTCTCGGCTGTTCTACCCATACACCCTGAAGGTGCAAGCGGTGTTTCTTCGCTCGATATGGCGTCGCTGCTGCTTTGTGCTTACGAGCTGGGTGATTGGATTAATCAGTCGGCTGAAGTTGCCGAATATTTATATTGGAAAGACGCGGTCAGCGAGGATGCTGATGTTAAGGCGCTGACCAGGAAGTTTGAAAAGGCGAAAGAGCTGTTTGAGGAATGCCAGCGTTTTGGGCGTTTTCATCCGGATTTTCATGCAGCCAAAGATAAAATTAAGCTGGTTGAAGCCGAGCTCGCCCAAATCGAGGCGGTCGTTCGATTCAAATCAGCGGAGCAGGCTGTTGATACGATGCTGTTTGAGGTATCACGGACCATTGCTGAATCAGTATCGGACACGATTAAAGTGCCGAGCAATGAAGCAAGCGGCGGCGGTTGCGGAAGCGGCGGATCATGTGGCTGTGGAAGCGGCGGTTGCGGCTAG
- the dapF gene encoding diaminopimelate epimerase: protein MNFTKMHGLGNDFIVIAGEQQLPDNAAQLAIELCNRFFGIGADGLVYILPSENADFRMRIINSDGSEAEQCGNAIRCVAKYVYDNGLTNKELITIETLGAGAQAVQLRVEGGKVQSVRVDMGEPILNGLAVPTTVDQEQVVEHPIEVDGHEFRFTAVSMGNPHCVIYVDDAANFDLAAWGPKLETHPMFPRKINVEFVTVNSREHTEMRVWERGAGPTLACGTGACATVVASVLNGYTDRTATVSLKGGDLLIEWNEADNHVYMTGPAAEVFRGSL, encoded by the coding sequence ATGAATTTCACGAAAATGCATGGATTAGGAAATGATTTTATCGTTATTGCGGGCGAGCAGCAGCTGCCTGATAACGCAGCTCAGCTTGCGATCGAATTGTGCAACCGATTTTTCGGTATTGGCGCAGACGGTCTTGTATACATTTTGCCTTCGGAAAATGCGGATTTCCGCATGCGCATCATCAATTCTGACGGCTCTGAAGCAGAACAATGCGGCAATGCGATTCGCTGCGTTGCAAAATACGTGTATGACAACGGCTTAACCAATAAGGAGCTCATTACGATTGAAACGCTTGGCGCAGGTGCACAGGCAGTGCAATTGAGAGTAGAAGGCGGCAAAGTTCAAAGCGTTCGCGTTGATATGGGCGAGCCGATTTTGAATGGCCTGGCGGTGCCGACAACGGTAGACCAGGAGCAGGTTGTGGAGCATCCGATTGAGGTAGACGGCCATGAGTTCCGCTTTACTGCTGTATCGATGGGCAATCCGCATTGCGTTATTTACGTAGATGATGCGGCTAATTTCGACTTGGCTGCATGGGGGCCCAAGCTGGAGACCCATCCGATGTTCCCGCGCAAAATCAACGTAGAGTTTGTAACGGTCAATTCCCGCGAGCATACGGAAATGCGCGTTTGGGAACGCGGTGCAGGCCCGACGCTTGCTTGCGGTACAGGCGCCTGCGCGACGGTCGTTGCTTCGGTGCTCAACGGCTACACAGACCGGACGGCAACGGTGTCGCTGAAGGGCGGCGATCTGCTCATTGAATGGAATGAAGCGGACAATCACGTATATATGACAGGGCCAGCGGCAGAAGTTTTCCGCGGCTCATTATAA
- a CDS encoding calcium-translocating P-type ATPase, SERCA-type — protein MEQLKWHQLGKGELTQALNSIPEQGLAAAEAAERLQRDGHNELTEGKRVSPIMLFLNQFKDFMVLVLMGATLISGLLGEYLDAVTIIAIIVINSVLGFVQEFRAEKSLHALKEMSAPSAKVLRGGQMMDIPAKDLVVGDVIVLESGDRIPADVRLLEANSCYTEESALTGESVPVGKHAMAISEAELPLGDQRNIGFMGTMVTRGTAKGMVIRTGMKTEMGTIAELIQQTESMETPLQHRLEQLGKILIAVAIGLTIIVVVAGILHGQPAYGMFLAGVSLAVAAIPEGLPAIVTIALALGVQRMIKRKAIVRKLPSVETLGCASVICSDKTGTLTQNKMTVTTIWMGGRRLDVTGQGYEPVGAILEGGEPVDMKHDASLKRLLQIAALCNNASIYQVEPEDGRKRSSKNAGEAKQEWVLNGDPTEGALVVLAAKLGLTAKSLEGLYKREREFPFDSERKLMSVLAAHQGGRVIYAKGAPDVLMHQCSYVLWDGKVVPFTGTLKQKYAEASEEMAQSALRVLGLAYRDLRATDKCNSEAEAESQLVFVGLTGMIDPPRREAREAIAVCRRAGIKTVMITGDHQLTAEAIAGQLGIMPRGGIAMSGKQLESMSDEQLDRLVDNVYVYARVSPEHKLRIVKSLQRQGHVVAMTGDGVNDAPAIKAADIGISMGITGTDVSKEASALILSDDNFASIVSAIEEGRNIYENIRKFIRYLLASNVGEIMTMLLAMMVGLPLPLVPIQILWVNLVTDGLPAMALGVDQAEKDLMNQKPRSAKENIFARRLGWKIISRGLLIGLCTLGAFWITLIEAPGSTEHLVKAQTVAFATLVMAQLIHVFDCRSSRSIFHRNPLQNRYLVLAVLSSLIMMLGVLYIEPLQPIFKTVPLGLREWCLVFVAAGIPTFLMGIGSVLGTSKPKKQSGKLTFGSKMSTR, from the coding sequence ATGGAACAATTGAAATGGCATCAATTGGGTAAAGGGGAGCTGACGCAAGCGCTGAACAGCATCCCGGAGCAGGGGCTGGCTGCCGCTGAAGCGGCGGAGAGGTTGCAGCGGGATGGGCACAATGAGCTGACCGAGGGCAAGCGGGTATCGCCGATCATGCTGTTTCTCAATCAGTTCAAGGATTTTATGGTATTGGTGCTCATGGGCGCTACTCTTATATCAGGGCTTTTGGGCGAATATTTGGATGCGGTAACGATTATCGCCATTATCGTCATTAATTCCGTGCTCGGCTTCGTGCAGGAGTTTCGGGCGGAAAAGTCGCTGCATGCGCTAAAAGAAATGTCGGCCCCGTCGGCCAAGGTGCTGCGCGGCGGGCAAATGATGGACATTCCAGCCAAGGACCTGGTCGTTGGCGATGTCATTGTGCTGGAGAGCGGGGACCGGATTCCTGCTGATGTGCGGCTGCTTGAGGCGAACAGCTGCTATACGGAGGAGTCTGCCTTAACGGGCGAGTCGGTGCCAGTCGGCAAGCATGCGATGGCGATTTCCGAAGCGGAGCTGCCGCTCGGCGATCAGCGCAATATTGGGTTTATGGGCACGATGGTCACACGAGGCACTGCGAAGGGCATGGTCATTCGTACCGGAATGAAGACGGAGATGGGCACGATTGCCGAGCTTATCCAGCAGACGGAGTCGATGGAAACGCCGCTGCAGCATAGGCTGGAGCAGTTGGGCAAAATTTTGATCGCCGTCGCCATTGGCCTGACGATTATCGTTGTTGTAGCAGGAATTTTGCATGGACAGCCTGCTTATGGCATGTTTCTGGCTGGCGTCAGCCTTGCTGTAGCCGCTATTCCCGAAGGGCTGCCCGCTATTGTGACGATTGCGCTCGCGCTTGGCGTGCAGCGGATGATTAAGCGCAAGGCTATCGTCCGTAAGCTGCCGTCGGTAGAGACGCTTGGCTGTGCCTCGGTTATTTGCTCAGACAAAACAGGCACGCTGACGCAAAATAAAATGACCGTCACGACCATTTGGATGGGCGGTCGCCGCCTGGATGTGACCGGGCAGGGCTATGAGCCTGTCGGAGCGATTTTGGAGGGCGGGGAGCCCGTCGATATGAAGCATGACGCCTCGCTTAAACGGCTGCTGCAAATTGCCGCGCTGTGCAATAATGCATCGATTTATCAGGTGGAGCCAGAGGATGGCCGCAAGCGCAGCAGCAAAAACGCAGGGGAGGCCAAGCAGGAGTGGGTGCTCAATGGCGATCCGACCGAAGGAGCGCTCGTCGTGCTGGCAGCGAAGCTCGGCTTGACCGCCAAATCGCTGGAAGGGCTCTACAAGCGGGAGCGGGAGTTCCCGTTCGATTCGGAGCGCAAGCTGATGTCCGTATTGGCTGCCCATCAAGGAGGTCGCGTCATTTATGCGAAGGGCGCACCAGATGTGCTCATGCACCAGTGCAGCTATGTGCTGTGGGATGGCAAGGTTGTGCCGTTTACAGGGACGCTTAAGCAAAAATATGCCGAGGCCAGCGAAGAAATGGCCCAATCAGCGCTGCGTGTGCTCGGTCTCGCCTATCGCGACCTGCGGGCAACGGATAAATGCAATAGCGAGGCGGAGGCGGAAAGCCAGCTTGTATTTGTAGGGCTAACGGGCATGATTGACCCGCCGCGCCGCGAAGCGAGAGAAGCGATCGCCGTATGCCGCCGAGCAGGCATCAAGACGGTGATGATTACAGGCGACCACCAGTTGACTGCGGAAGCCATCGCTGGACAGCTGGGCATTATGCCGCGCGGAGGCATTGCGATGAGCGGCAAGCAGCTGGAAAGCATGAGCGATGAGCAGCTCGATCGACTCGTTGACAATGTATACGTTTATGCCCGCGTGTCTCCAGAGCATAAGCTGCGCATCGTCAAATCGCTCCAGCGCCAAGGGCATGTCGTTGCAATGACGGGTGATGGGGTAAACGATGCGCCAGCAATCAAGGCGGCTGATATTGGCATATCTATGGGCATCACCGGAACGGATGTATCCAAGGAAGCGTCTGCCCTTATTTTGAGCGATGACAATTTCGCTTCCATTGTTTCAGCCATTGAAGAGGGGCGGAATATTTATGAAAATATCCGCAAATTTATCCGCTACCTGCTGGCCTCTAATGTCGGGGAAATTATGACGATGCTGCTCGCTATGATGGTTGGCTTGCCGCTGCCGCTCGTGCCAATCCAAATTTTATGGGTCAATTTGGTGACCGACGGGCTGCCGGCGATGGCGCTTGGCGTCGATCAGGCAGAGAAGGATTTAATGAACCAGAAGCCGCGCTCGGCGAAGGAAAATATTTTTGCCCGCCGCCTTGGTTGGAAAATCATCAGCCGCGGCTTGCTAATCGGTTTATGTACGCTTGGGGCATTCTGGATTACGCTGATTGAGGCGCCGGGAAGCACGGAGCATTTGGTTAAAGCGCAAACCGTCGCGTTTGCAACACTCGTAATGGCACAGCTCATTCATGTGTTTGACTGCCGCAGCTCGCGCTCGATTTTTCACCGCAATCCGCTGCAAAACCGTTATTTGGTGCTCGCTGTGCTATCGTCGCTCATTATGATGCTTGGCGTGCTTTACATTGAGCCGCTGCAGCCTATTTTCAAAACGGTGCCGCTTGGCCTGCGCGAATGGTGTCTCGTCTTTGTTGCAGCGGGAATTCCGACGTTCCTTATGGGAATTGGCAGCGTGCTGGGCACATCCAAGCCTAAAAAACAATCGGGCAAGCTGACGTTTGGCTCCAAAATGTCGACCAGATAA
- a CDS encoding NFACT RNA binding domain-containing protein: MALDGIVIHAITDDLQRCIGARIHKIHQPTANDLIFSIRGAGMSGKLLLSANPTYPRLHWTTGTYVNPMEAPMFCMLLRKYCEGGVIEAISQIGRERIIHIDIRHRDELGDLSLKRIVIEIMGRHSNIILLDPATGIIHDGIHHVTPSISSFRIVMPGSSYVSPPDQGKLDPFAIAQEDQFREALRKPEPDHTQAAGAEADSTQAVEKQASADAPVFQQLVEAFSGLSPLLAKEIAYRANDSEAALWQSFSELMDKAKRGEFEPAIVTNAKGKAYFSLTALTHLEGETASFPNVSEMLEAFYGDKAERDTVKQRASDLIRFVQNEKAKNIKKIDKLEETLVDAHDADKYRVLGELLTAYMHQIQRGDKAATLVNFYDENQATVTIELDPQLTPSDNAQRYFRRYTKHKNSIAVVGEQMELAKAEIDYLSSLLQQLDNASLADTEEIREELVAQGYLRDRGSKRGAKRKKAAQPSLLCYTSSENIAIYVGKNNTQNEYLTNRLASSSDTWLHTKDIPGSHVVIRGGSFGDATLEEAAMLAAHYSQARSSSMIPVDYTMIRHVHKPSGAKPGFVIYDHQKTLFITPDEQRIKALPSKIT; encoded by the coding sequence ATGGCCTTAGACGGCATTGTCATACATGCAATTACCGATGATTTGCAGCGCTGCATTGGCGCCCGCATTCATAAAATCCATCAGCCGACAGCAAACGACCTCATCTTCAGCATTCGCGGAGCCGGAATGAGCGGCAAGCTGCTGCTGTCCGCCAATCCCACCTATCCGCGGCTTCATTGGACGACGGGCACATACGTCAATCCAATGGAAGCCCCGATGTTCTGCATGCTGCTGCGCAAATACTGCGAGGGCGGCGTCATTGAAGCAATCAGCCAAATCGGACGCGAACGAATTATACATATCGATATCCGGCACCGCGACGAGCTCGGCGACTTATCGTTGAAACGCATTGTTATAGAAATTATGGGGCGGCACAGCAACATTATTTTGCTGGACCCGGCTACGGGCATCATCCATGACGGCATCCATCATGTCACGCCTTCCATCAGCAGCTTCCGCATCGTCATGCCGGGCAGCAGCTACGTCTCTCCCCCTGACCAAGGTAAGCTTGATCCATTTGCTATTGCCCAAGAGGACCAGTTCCGCGAAGCGCTTCGCAAGCCGGAGCCAGATCATACGCAAGCAGCTGGCGCTGAAGCTGACAGCACGCAAGCAGTAGAGAAGCAAGCTAGTGCAGATGCTCCCGTTTTTCAGCAGCTTGTAGAAGCTTTCAGCGGTTTGAGCCCGCTGCTTGCCAAGGAGATTGCGTACCGCGCTAATGATTCCGAAGCTGCCTTATGGCAAAGCTTTTCAGAGTTAATGGACAAAGCAAAGCGGGGAGAATTTGAGCCCGCCATCGTAACGAACGCGAAAGGCAAAGCTTATTTTTCCCTCACGGCGCTCACTCATTTGGAAGGGGAAACCGCAAGCTTCCCTAACGTCAGCGAAATGCTCGAAGCGTTCTATGGCGATAAAGCCGAACGGGATACGGTGAAGCAGCGCGCCTCCGATCTGATTCGTTTTGTGCAAAACGAAAAAGCCAAAAACATTAAAAAAATCGACAAGCTGGAAGAAACGTTGGTGGATGCGCATGATGCCGATAAATACCGCGTCCTTGGCGAACTGCTTACCGCCTACATGCATCAAATCCAGCGCGGGGATAAAGCAGCGACATTGGTTAACTTTTATGATGAAAATCAAGCGACGGTCACGATAGAGCTGGATCCGCAGCTCACACCGTCTGACAATGCGCAGCGTTATTTCCGCCGCTATACGAAGCATAAGAACAGCATTGCTGTCGTTGGCGAACAGATGGAGCTGGCGAAGGCAGAAATCGATTATTTGTCCTCCCTGCTTCAGCAGCTGGATAATGCGTCGCTTGCCGACACGGAAGAAATTCGCGAGGAGCTCGTTGCGCAGGGCTACCTGAGGGATCGCGGCAGCAAGCGTGGAGCGAAACGCAAAAAGGCGGCCCAGCCTTCTCTGCTCTGTTACACCTCTTCGGAAAATATTGCGATTTACGTAGGCAAAAACAATACGCAAAACGAATATTTGACGAACCGTCTCGCCTCTTCCTCCGACACTTGGCTGCATACAAAGGACATCCCGGGCTCGCATGTCGTCATCCGCGGGGGCAGCTTTGGCGATGCTACACTTGAAGAGGCAGCTATGCTGGCAGCGCATTACAGTCAAGCAAGATCGTCCAGCATGATTCCCGTGGACTACACGATGATTCGCCATGTGCATAAGCCAAGCGGCGCCAAGCCGGGCTTCGTCATCTATGATCATCAGAAGACGCTTTTCATTACGCCAGACGAACAGCGCATTAAAGCATTGCCTTCAAAAATCACCTAA
- a CDS encoding selenium metabolism-associated LysR family transcriptional regulator, producing MALNFHQLHIFYTVAERGSFSAAAQALHMTQPAVTMQVQSLEDYFGTKLLLRSTKRIELTEAGQELMPYARRSIELIRDTDQAMSLFTKQLKGRLLLGGSLTIGEYILPRLLGPFGQAYPDIAISMKVMNTAQIMEDIINHQLNFGLIEAPVNHPDMQMEAVMSDELHLVVPQGHPLAGRTDVTLTEAASYPFVLREQGSGTRLVMEEQLKRKNIDPSDLKVVMDLGSTGAVKCAVEAGLGISFLSSSSTKHEIALGLLHSVPIVDTKFKRQFYSIYLKSALLPISAVTFLTFLRENDLRKWL from the coding sequence ATGGCGCTTAATTTTCATCAACTGCATATTTTTTATACCGTCGCGGAACGGGGCAGCTTTTCGGCTGCGGCGCAAGCGCTCCATATGACCCAGCCGGCCGTGACCATGCAGGTTCAGTCGCTGGAGGATTATTTTGGCACGAAGCTGCTGCTGCGTTCAACAAAGCGAATTGAGCTGACGGAAGCGGGGCAGGAGCTGATGCCGTACGCGAGACGCAGCATTGAGCTAATTAGAGATACAGATCAAGCGATGAGCTTGTTTACAAAGCAATTAAAGGGACGGCTGCTGCTTGGAGGCAGTCTGACGATTGGAGAATACATACTTCCGCGGCTGCTCGGTCCTTTCGGTCAAGCTTATCCGGACATTGCCATCAGCATGAAGGTGATGAACACGGCGCAAATTATGGAGGATATCATTAATCATCAGTTGAATTTTGGGCTTATTGAAGCGCCTGTCAATCATCCGGATATGCAGATGGAGGCCGTCATGAGCGATGAGCTGCACCTCGTAGTGCCCCAGGGCCACCCGCTAGCGGGGCGGACGGATGTGACGCTGACAGAGGCGGCCAGCTATCCTTTTGTGCTGCGTGAGCAAGGCTCTGGAACGAGGCTTGTGATGGAAGAGCAGCTGAAGCGCAAAAATATTGATCCTTCCGATCTTAAGGTCGTCATGGATCTTGGAAGCACCGGCGCGGTAAAATGTGCGGTAGAAGCGGGCTTAGGCATATCTTTTCTGTCCTCCTCATCGACGAAGCATGAAATTGCGCTAGGCTTGTTGCACAGCGTGCCGATTGTAGATACGAAATTTAAACGGCAGTTTTATTCGATATATTTGAAATCCGCGCTGCTGCCGATTTCGGCGGTCACTTTTTTAACGTTTCTGAGAGAAAATGATTTGAGAAAATGGCTATGA